The DNA region TCGATCTGCCTGGTCGACCCGAACGGCGACAACGCCGAGCGCTCGGTGCGGTTGTCCTTCCTCGCCGGCTGACCGGGCCGCCAACCCGGCCGGCGGCGACGCGTGGCGGTACGGTTGACGTGAAGTTACCGCCTGGTACCTGTGTCCCAGATCGCCTCTATGGCGACCACGCGTGACGCAACCGCCCCCCAGGGGGCAGGATGGTCGGTAGAGACCTATCCCACACACAACTGAGGGAACGCCTGTGGCCACGGAACGCAAGCGCCCGGTGATCAGCGACGGCCTGCCGAGCCAGCTTCCGGACATCGACCCTGAGGAAACCAGCGAATGGGTCGAGTCACTCGACGGAGTGATCGACGAACGCGGCGCCAAACGCGCCCGGTACGTCATGCTGCGCCTGCTCGAACGGGCTCGGGAGCGCCAGGTCGGGGTGCCGCCACTGACCACCACCGACTACATCAACACGATCCCGCCGGAGCGGGAACCCTGGTTCCCCGGCGACGAGATGATCGAGCGGCGGATCCGTGCGTACATCCGGTGGAACGCCGCCGTGCTCGTGCACCGCGCGCAGCGGCCGGAGATCGGCGTCGGCGGCCACATCTCGACGTACGCCAGCGCCGCGTCGCTGTACGAGGTGGGCATGAACCACTTCTTCCGCGGCAAGAACCACCCCGGCGGCGGTGACCACATCTTCTTCCAGGGCCACGCCTCCCCCGGCATGTACGCCCGCGCCTTCGTCGAGGGCCGGCTGTCGGAGCAGCGCCTGGACGGTTTCCGGCAGGAGCTGTCGCACGCCGGGGCCGGCGGCGGGCTGCCGTCGTACCCGCACCCGCGGCTGATGCCGGACTTCTGGGAGTTCCCCACCGTCTCGATGGGTCTCGGCGCGATCAACGCCATCTACCAGGCCCGGTTCAACCGCTACCTGCAGCACCGGGGCATCAAGGACACCTCCGACCAGCACGTCTGGGCGTTCCTCGGGGACGGCGAGATGGACGAGCCGGAGTCGCTGGGCGCCATCGGCCTGGCCGCCCGCGAGGAGCTCGACAACCTCACCTTCGTCATCAACTGCAACCTGCAGCGGCTGGACGGCCCGGTACGCGGCAACGGCAAGGTCATGCAGGAGCTGGAGTCCTTCTTCCGGGGCGCCGGCTGGAACGTGATCAAGGTCGTCTGGGGCCGGGAGTGGGACCCGCTGCTCGCCGCCGACACCGACGGCGCGCTGGTCAACCTGATGAACACCACCCCGGACGGCGACTACCAGACCTACAAGGCCGAGTCCGGGGCGTACGTGCGGGAGCACTTCTTCGGCCGCGACCCGCGCACCCGCAAGATGGTCGAGCACCTGTCCGACGACGAGATCTGGAACCTCAAGCGCGGCGGGCACGACTACCGCAAGCTGTACGCGGCGTACAAGGCGGCCACCGAGCACACCGGCCAGCCGACGGTGATCCTGGCCAAGACGATCAAGGGGTGGACGCTCGGGCAGCACTTCGAGGGTCGCAACGCCACGCACCAGATGAAGAAGCTGACCCTGGACGACCTGAAGACCTTCCGGGACCGGCTCTACCTGGACGTACCGGACGAGCAGCTGGAAGCCAACCCCTACCTGCCGCCGTACCTGCGCCCGGCCGACGACTCCCCGGAGATGACCTACCT from Solwaraspora sp. WMMD791 includes:
- the aceE gene encoding pyruvate dehydrogenase (acetyl-transferring), homodimeric type; its protein translation is MATERKRPVISDGLPSQLPDIDPEETSEWVESLDGVIDERGAKRARYVMLRLLERARERQVGVPPLTTTDYINTIPPEREPWFPGDEMIERRIRAYIRWNAAVLVHRAQRPEIGVGGHISTYASAASLYEVGMNHFFRGKNHPGGGDHIFFQGHASPGMYARAFVEGRLSEQRLDGFRQELSHAGAGGGLPSYPHPRLMPDFWEFPTVSMGLGAINAIYQARFNRYLQHRGIKDTSDQHVWAFLGDGEMDEPESLGAIGLAAREELDNLTFVINCNLQRLDGPVRGNGKVMQELESFFRGAGWNVIKVVWGREWDPLLAADTDGALVNLMNTTPDGDYQTYKAESGAYVREHFFGRDPRTRKMVEHLSDDEIWNLKRGGHDYRKLYAAYKAATEHTGQPTVILAKTIKGWTLGQHFEGRNATHQMKKLTLDDLKTFRDRLYLDVPDEQLEANPYLPPYLRPADDSPEMTYLQERRKALGGYVPTRRTVARPLPIPSSERFGDVKRGSGKQKVATTMAFVRLLKDIMKDREFGKRWVPIIPDEARTFGMDSLFPTQKIYSPHGQKYTAVDRELFLSYKESTAGQILHEGINEAGSVASFTAAGTSYATHDEPMIPLYIFYSMFGFQRTGDAFWAAADQMARGFVLGATAGRTTLNGEGLQHEDGHSQLLAATNPAVVAYDPAFAFEIAHIVENGLHRMYGESPENIFYYLTVYNEPILQPAQPDGLDVEGLLKGLYRYSPAPQVSRADGGEAPRATILASGTGMQWALKAQQLLAEDWGVAAEVWSVTSWTELRRDAVACEEHNLLNLGGEARVPYVRTALADAPPSVVAVSDWMRAVPDLIARWIPGDYTSLGTDGFGLSDTRHALRRHFHVDAESVAVATLRQLALRGEVPAEVPAGAAKKYAIDDVNAAPVGETGGDS